GACAATACCAAAAATTCGGTGACGGGTGGTCTGCGCCTTTGAGGTGATAATGGAAAGTTTCTCCCCTACAAAAGCGTTCATCAAGGTAGATTTACCCACATTGGGGTTGCCGATTATGTTGACAAAGCCCGATTTATGTTCTTTCATGTCTTCGTTTTACAAAATACTCCTTGGCTGCTTTGTTGACCTTAGGGGCCAGCCAAAGCACGGCTATCATGTTCGGGATCACCATCAGGGCGTAGGCCAAATCAATCAGGTTGATGACCAGATCGACCGAGGCCACCGCAGCAAAAACAATGGTGCCCACAAAGTACCAGTTAAAAAACCTGCCTATTTTGGCATTGGTCAAAAACGACAGGCATTTGACGCCATAATACGAATATGTGAACAGGGTAGACAATGCAAAAGCAGCCACAATTACCATCAAAAGTACATGACCCATACCGAACAGTGATTTCTCAAAGGCAATCAGCGTCATGATGATGCCGTTGCTCTCGGCCTCTAAATAAGCCCCGCTCAAGATAATGACCACGGCGGTCAAGGTACAAACAACAATAGTATCTATGAACGGCCCCAACATAGCGACCAAACCTTCTCGAATGGGTTCGTCGTTCTTTGATTGCCCATGGTACATCGGGGCACTCCCCAGTCCAGCCTCATTTGAGAACATGGCGCGACGCACCCCCAATATAACAAGGCCCCAGAAACCACCGGTCACCGCGGTCTTAAAGTTGAAGGCCTCTACAAATATCAGTTTCAGTGATGGAATTATTTCGGAAGCGTTCATGACCATCACCACGGCAACGGCCAAGAAATAAATCAAAACCATAAAGGGTACTATGGCGGTGGCTACCTTGGCAATTTTTTTCAGTCCGCCAAAAATCACAAAAGAGGTTATGAGTGCCAAGACGATACCGATTATCAGCTTCCAGTTGAATTTACCTAACTGAACCAAGTTCTCATCGGGTTTGACCACGTTCACAAAGGTCTGCGTAAACTGGTTGGCCGTAAAGACGCCTAAGAACCCGAACAGGCCCGCCAAGCAAAAGAAAACCGCCAAGGGCTTTGCCTTTTCTCCAATTCCGTGGGTAATATAGAACATCGGCCCTCCTTGAATTTTTCCTTCCGAATCTTCACCCCTGTACATAATGGCCAAGCTACAGGAGTAGAATTTTATGACCATCCCTAAAAGGGCAGTTATCCAAATCCAAAAAATAACCCCTGGCCCACCCATATAAATGGCAATGGCCACCCCAGAGATATTGCCAAGGCCCACGGTTGCCGCCACGGCCGAAGACAACGCCTGTAACGAGCTTACATCTCCCTTGGCGTTCTTGTCGTCGTATTTGCCCGTGGTAATCGCAATGGCATGGCCAAAGTACCTGTAGGGCATGAATTTAGAGTAAAAGGCTAGAAATATTCCGCCCCCGATCAAAAGAATGAGCATGGCCCATTCGGTGTAGGGCAGCATGGCAGAGAGAAAGTCATTGATTGCATCCATGCTTCGAATGTAGGCATTTCAAATAAAAAGCCCCATCATAATTTGATGAGGCTTCCTTTGTAGCGGGGACTGGACTCGAACCAGCCTCCTTTGGGTTAAACAATTATTCCCCCGAAAATACTCTAGTTTTAAACTGTTAGGTTTAATAGGAAGAAATCAAAACTAATCTACCTTTCTAAGATTTATTGATAAGCATATCTCTGAAAGTTATACACTTAGTGTTTTGTTGCCCTTTCTAAGGCAATATTAGCAAGTAAATCCAAAAATAAACAAATTTTTCATCTTACAAATATTTAATATATTTACTGTCTAAAAAGTAGTAATAATCTTACATAAAATGAGATTAATACTAATATTTTTATGTGTTATTTCTTATGATATTGTTATTGCACAATCCAATGCTAATGAGAAATTAGGTTTATTATCAATTTCAATGTTTCATGATTCCAAAGAATATCCGTGGTATCAAATACAATACGACAATTATTCATTGGATACTGATGTGTTAGATTCCATTTTAAATGAGTTCCCGGATATAAGTTTCAAGTTATTTGTCGGGCTTTGGTGCTCAGATAGCAAATCTTTTTTACCCAAATTTGGTGCGATAGTTGACTACATTGAAGATGTGAGCAATGTCGATTTAGAAATATATGGGATTAATCGCGGAAAAAATTTGCCTGAAGATATTGTTAATCTCTATGACATAAAGTTTGTTCCAACATTAATTGTTCTGAAAAATGGTTCCGAAATCAATAGAATTGAAGAGTTTGTTGTTGAATCTGCAAAAAACGGGCATAGTATACCACCTTGGGCGGACTAAAATGAGCATAGCGCGGCGGGGCAAAGTGAGCCACCTCGGGCGGACGAAAGTGAACCACTAAAAAATCGATTCTATTTGTGAGTTCCCATGGGTTCTTTTGTAAAAAAGGACAATGGCAAACAAACAGATAGATATGCGCAAGGCAAAAAGGATTTTCAAACTGTACGGCGAGGGCGTAAGCAAACGTCAGATCAGCAAGCAACTGGGCCTCTCCCGGAACACGGTCAGCAAGTACATCGACTTCTTCAAGCGTTACCGACTGACCCCTTACGAGGTATCGGCAATGACCCTGGAGGAGATCCACAGGCTCTTCAGATCGGACCAAAAGCCCAAGAGCGATCAGCTCAAGACCTTGGAGAAGTACTTCCCCTATTTTGACAAAGAACTACGCAAGACGGGCGTTACCAAGCAACTGTTATGGGAGGAATACTACGCAAGGCATCCTGACGGGTTCAAGCTCTCACAGTTCAGGTACTGGTACCGGGAATGGGCCAAGGAGGTCTCGCCCGTGATGCACTTCACCCACAAAGCGGGCGATAAGCTCTTCATCGATTTTACGGGCAAAAAACTCAGCGTTGTGGATAAACATACCGGGGAGCTACAAGAACTGGAGGTCTTCGTATGTGTTCTGGGCAGCAGCCAGTATACCTATGTCGAGGCCTGTGCCAGCCAAAAACTTGAAGATTTTATGCGCTGTACCGAGAACGCCCTCTGGTTCTACGGGGGCGTGCCCCGTGCCCTTGTAACGGACAACCTAAAATCGGCCGTTACCAAGAGCAGCCGCTACGAACCCAAGGTAAACGACACCTTCGCCGACTTTGCCGAACATTATGAAACGGCCGTACTGCCCACAAGGGCGTACAGACCGAGGGACAAGGCCATCGTCGAGAATGCCGTCAGGATAATCTATACCCGGGTGTTCGCACCGTTGCGCAACAGCACCTTCCACAGCAAGGCAGATATCAACAAGGCCATATCGGGGCTCCTGAAAACGCACAACGACAGGTCGTTCAGGGGAAGGGAATACTCCCGACGTTCGATGTTCGAAGAGGTGGAACGACAGGAACTGGGACCCCTACCGCTGAAGCGGTACGAGATAAGGTCATATGCCAAGGGCACCGTCCACAAGAACAGTCACACCTACCTTGGCAAGGACAAGCATTATTACAGCGTACCCTACCGGCACATCGGCAAGCAGGTCAAGATCATATATACCGATAGCTTCGTCGAGATATACCATAAACACGAGCGGCTGGCCGCCCATACAAGGAAAAGACAGAAGTACGGGTACACCACCGTGGCGGAGCATATGCCCTCGCACCACAGGTTCGTCAGCGAATGGAGCAGCGAGAAGTTCATCGCCTGGGCGGGCCATATCGGGGATTCCTGCAAGGGGTACATCATAGGGATACTCGACAAGAAACAACATCCCGAACAGTCCTATAAATCGTGCCTTGGCATACTCCATCTGGCCAAGAAAGTGGGGGACCGGCGACTGGACAACGCCTGTAGGCGTGCATCGGACTACGGGGCGTACAGCTACAACATGGTGGAGCGTATCCTGAAAAAGGGATGGGACGCACTGGAGGAGGATCCGCAGGAAAACATCGAAGTACCGGACCACAAGAACATCAGGGGAGGAAACTATTACAAATGATAACCATAAAAACAGATCATATGAACGAACAGACATTGGAACAGATGAAACAATTAAGGCTCCACGGAATGATAAGGGCCTTCAACACCAGTCTCTCGTCGCAGAGCATCGATTACACCAACGATGAACTGGTGGCATACCTTATGCAGTCGGAATGGGACGATAGGCAGAACCGCAGGATAGAACGCCTGACCAGGGCCGCAAGGTTCAGGTACAGTGCCGTTATGGAGGCCATCGACTACGCCCCCGAAAGGAACATCGACAAGAACCAGGTGCAACGTTTTGCGTCCTGCGGATTTATCGATAAGAAGGAGAACATCCTTATTACGGGAAGCACGGGAGTGGGCAAAAGCTATATGGCCTCCGCCATAGGCCACCAGGCCTGCTCGACGGGGCGCAAGGTCATGTACTTCAACACCGCAAAACTCTTTACCATGCTCAAGGCCTCGAAAGCCGACGGTTCGTATCTAAAGCAGGTCAACAAACTTGAAAAACAGGACCTGCTGATACTCGACGACTTCGGCCTAAAGCCCTTGGACAATATCAACAGGCACTCCTTTATGGAAATAATAGAGGACAGGCACGGAAAACGTTCGACGATAATAGCGTCCCAGCTACCCGTAGAGGCATGGCACGAGATCATCGGGGAAAAGACCATCGCCGATGCAATCCTCGACCGCTTGGTGCATACTGCACATAGGATCGACATAAAAGGGGAATCGATGAGAAAAAAACTAAGGAATAATCATTAATTTTAACACACGAATGAATCGATTTTAAGCACTTCGTTTACACTGCTCACTTTCATCCGCTGTGGGTGGTATACTTTGGCCGCCCTGTCCATTGAATCACTGGAAATAGATTTAGCCAAAATAATTTTGACCAGAGACTATATTCCTTTTCATTCTAATGATTGGTTTCAAAACTAAAATTTAATCAAATGATTTATTAATTCTTAAACCTTAAATACTATGAAAAAAAGTAAGTTTAAATTTGTTTTCGCACTATTGATTGCTCTTTGTGCATTTCAACCAGCTTTTTCATTTGATTATACTGATTGCCACACCGTTGCTTGCAACGAGGTCGCGTTTTATGAATCGGTTTATCCTGATGCCACAGCTAGAGAACTTGAACTGGTTTACACCCTTGCATATGGTGATTGCCAACGAGCGAATCAATAAATAAATTAAATCATCTAACTATTAGAAAAAATTTATAATAGTTAGATGGTTTTTTCATTTTGATTTTGTTATTTAATTTAAGTGAAGGAATGAAATGCAGACAAACAAAATTATTATGGCAAAATTGATTCTATTTTTTCTTTTCTTATTTTCTACAATCTTGTATGGGCAAGAAGGGGAGATTATATACAAAACATATACAACAGATACACATAAAAGAGATTCTGAATACGCTAAGCGATTAGCAAATGAAATTGATCAGATGAAATTTTCTTTGAGATATACATCAGAAAACTCAATATTTGAATATATCCCCTATGTTACTCAAGATGAAAGAACAGCTAAATTAGCTCGGGTCGCTACAAATGCCTTGATGGAATGGTATCAAGACTCTAAAAAAAGAACCGCCTTTTATTATTATAAGATTCGAGGAAAAAAGTATACTATAGTCAATGATTCTCATATGAAAGACTGGGAGCTATCTAATGAGTCTAAAACAATAGATGAATTTAAAGCCTATAAAGCTACTTTAAAGGTCTTCAATGAAAGAACTTCAACGTACAGCATTGTGGAAGCGTGGTATACTCCAAAATTATCTTTACCTTATGGCCCGGCAGGTTATGGTGGGCTACCTGGACTTATTCTAGAATTGAAAAAAGGTTCAATAGTCTACGTAATGGAGGAGGCTACTATGAATCCAAGAGAAGGAATAAAGAAATTCGAAGTACCCAATATAACCAATCCTATAAGCGAAAGTGATTTTGTCAAGCTACTAAGGGCGAGTAGAAAAGTAACACCTGACTAATACAATCTGAATTATTAATTGGAGTTGTTGAAATCATTTATTCTACCAATTGCTTTTATCACTCTTTTTAATTTAAATGTTTCTTCACAGGAGCAAGTTTTTTTTATTGGAAAGGTAACAGATTCGTTAAACATAGGCCTTGAGGGCGCAAATATATTGCTTCTAAACAAAGAAGGTAAGTTTCCCCCGTCTTTTGGAATTTCTGGTGTTGATGGCCGTTTTAGAGTTCCCATACGTTCCAACAATACCTATGAACTAAAAATATCTTTTATAGGATACCAAAGCATTGAAAAAAATTTGCAGGTCAAAGATAAGGACTTGGCAATGGATTTTGTAATGTATGAATCCCCTAACATTCTTGAAGAAGTAGTAATTAAATATAAGCCCGCCTTACAGATTAAGAAAGATACTTTGTTATATCAAGTAGACTCCTTTGCGTCGGGAAAGGAGCGCAAATTAGCTGAGCTATTAAAAAAGTTACCTGGAATAGATGTGACTAAAGACGGTGAGGTAATTGTTAACAATAAGAAGGTGACTAAAGTATTGGTTGAGGGTAAAACTTTTTTTGATGGTAGAACAAAAATGGCTGTTGAAAATATTCCTGCGGACGCCATTAATGAAGTGCAGATAATCGATGGTTTTAATGAAACTTCTTTTTTGAAGGAATTTATAGATTCTGAAGATATGGCTATGAATCTGGTGTTAAAGGAAGATAAAAAAAAGTTTGTTTTTGGAGATATAGAAGCGGGTTTAGGTGTAGAAGAAAAGTATCGCTTTCATCCAAGCTTGTTTAAATACGGACCAAAATTTATTTCAAACTTAATTGCCGATTATAATAATACTCCCGAAAGGTCTTTCACAATAAGAGACTATATTTCATTCGAAGGGGAACTTACCCCAGAAAAATTTAGGGAAATTCTAAAATCTCCAGTAGCCCGATTTATATCACAAAGTGATTTTAATAAAAATGATCATTTTTTTGCAGGATTAAACAACCAATGGAATCCTGATGAAAAAAATGAGCTCCGCCTTTTTGCAATTGGACTCAAAGATGACTATGAATCAAATATGTTCAGCAGCCGAATATATCTAGCAAATCAAAACCCAGAAAGAAGGGTAAATTCTGCCAATAGTTCAAGTCGCCTCAACCTTCTTAAATTAAATTATAAGTTTACACCCCAAGAGAATTTTAAATTGTCATTTTTGGCAGAATATAGCGGAGCAAAGAACACCTCAAAGGAAACCAATATTACTATGTCAGATGTTGAAAGTGATTATACCTCTTCAAATAATCTACGGGATGAGAATCTAGAGATTAGTCTTGATGTGGCAAAAAAGTTCACTGAAAATAACTCTGCGGTTGCTAATTTAGCCTATTATTGGTATGACTCGAATAAAATTCAGCAATGGGATAGCAACATAAATTTTTATCCGAATTCACTAAACCTTATGACTGCCAATCGGTATTTGTTGCAAAGCCCAGAAGTAAGTAAGCGGAATGAATTTAAATATGATATAAAGGACTATTATAAACCTTCTCGTACGAACCTGCTTACATCAAAAATCAAAGGTGAAATAAATAACATCAAAATAAATACAGGTTTAGGACAATTACTAGATTCTGATTCGTTATTTGAAATATCCAACTTCAATAATTTTTTTTCGAGTACATATGCTAACATTTTACTTGGACTGGGATATAAACAAATTTTTGGTGATTTTAATTTAAACTTTGATTTGGATTATCAATACTTATATTGGATTGATAAATTTGATGATAGAAGACAGTCAGTTGTCAATCAAAATTTATTGCCAGAATTTAGTCTGGAGTGGCAAAGAAGTGATAATTTTAATATCTCTTTTTCTTATAGTAAAGAAAGGTACGCACCCTTTTCGTTTCAAAGATTTCCAGGCCTAAGGCTCCAAGATTTTAATATAATTTATGGAGGCCAAGCTAATCTTCAACAATCCATTTCGGAAACATTTGTTTTAAAGGCAAGCAATTATAGGCCTTACGGTCTTAGCATCTATACATCATTAAGTTATAGTAAATATCGAAATCAGATAATTAATTCGTTTAATTTTTCAGGGATAAGTGGCTCAATTACTCCAATTAATGTACAAGACGATGGAGATAGATATAACATTAATTTGCGTTTAACTTATGGTCGACCATATTGGAAGATGTCCGTAAATAATATATGGAGCGAAAACTCTTTTCCTACTTTTTACAATAGCATTTTAGCTACCAATAAGGCAAAGACATTAATTAGTGATTTTAATATGAAGACTTTATTTGAAGACTATCCAAATATTGCAATAGGTCTCCAGAATAATTTTTCAATAAATGAAAGCTTGAACTTCTCTAATAAAACGAATCTACTAGATGCTGAGATACAATTCAATTATGATATAAAAGATTGGAAGATTGAAGGGTCCTACAAACAGACCCTTTATAATAACCTAACAGAGAGCAATAAGTTCGACTACAATAATATTGGTGCCTCTATTTTTTATAACAAAGAGGACTCTCCATGGGAATTTGGTGTAAATGGTTTTAATCTTGGCAATTCAAAAAGGATAATATCAAACAGTACTTCATCACAACTTTTTCAAGAGTCTACAACATTACTTTTTCCAAGGACTATAATGCTCAACATTTTTTATAAATTTTAAATTCTTTTACTCTCAAGTATTTGTTAGGAAACTCTTTAAACAAGCTGCTTATGAAGGCTTCCCTGTTTTTCGTACAGTTTAAAAATCAATTATTTTTAGCTTATGAAGAAAAGCAGATTCACGGAAGCACAGATTGTGTCCATGCTCCACCAGTACGATTCGGGAATGAAGGTCACCGACATCTGTCGTGACAAGGGTATCACCACGGCCACCTTTTACAGTTGGAAGCGCAAGTACGGTGGTATGGACGCCCAACAGCTCAAGGAGCTCAAGTCTTTGCAGGAAGAAAACAGGAGACTCAAGGCGATGTACGCAGACCTGAGCCTTGACCATAGGATTTTAAAGGACATCATCGAAAAAAAGCTTTGAGGCCTTGCGGGCGCAGGGAACTGGCGGAAGGCATCGTAAAGGAAGAGGGGCTGAGCATTTCACGTGCTTGTACGATAGTATGCCTTTGCCGTTCGATGTGGTACTATCGGAGCCGTCGTGACGATACGCAGGTCATCGACAAGTTGACGGAACTTGCAGAGGCCAAGCCGAACCGGGGCTTCGACTGGCTCTATAACCGCATGCGCAAGCAAGGCCATAAATGGAACCGTAAACGTGTACTGAGGGTCTACCGGTTCTTGGGCATACAACTAAGGAGAAAGACCAAGAAGCGATTGCCCAAGCGGATAAAGGAGCCGCTGGAGGTACCCGATGCCCCAAGGGAGGTATGGAGCGCGGACTTCATGTCCGACAGCCTGATAACGGGAAGGAACTTCAGGGTGTTCAACCTGATGGACGATTTCAACCGTGAGGCACTTTGTATGAAAGGAAACTTCTCCATGCCCGGAATAAGGGTGGTGGAGTACCTAAGGGAGGCCATAGAGATCCATGGCAAGCCCTTGGCCATAAGAGTGGACAACGGCCCCGAATTCCTATCCAGAGTCTTTGTCAACTATTGCGAAGTGGAGGATATCGAGATAAAATACATACAACCGGGCAAGCCGAGCCAGAACGGTTTTATCGAAAGGTTCAACCGGACATATCGCGAAGATGTACTCGATGCCCATTTGTTCAGGGACATCGAGGAAGTAAATATGGAAACGGAACGCTTCAGGGAGGAATACAATCGGTTCCATCCCCATAAGTCTCTGGGAAGAAGCAGCCCGAAAGAATTTTTAGAGGTTTTTCAAAGGGGCATGCCCCTTTGAAAAAACATTTTGTTTAATTTAACCGCTGTACGAAAAAGGGTAAGTCTTCACTTATAATTATATTTTAATTTTTTCCAATTGTTCAATAATAAATAACCTCATTTATTTTGATGAAAAAAGAGCAACAACATACTTTCATAAGTATTGATGGTATTATTACTAAATCGTTTTTGTACCATCCATTTTGTAAAGATTGGATAAGCCGGGTAAAGTGACCCACCTTCGCCGGATGAAAGTGACCAGTGTAAACGAACTGCTCAGATTTGATCTATCCGTGGGTTAAACTTAGTTTTTATTTTTCAATTTTCTTCTCATTGATTCTCCTTTTATATCTATTCTGTGTGCCGTGTGCACCAAACGGTCCAGGATGGCATCGGCCAGTGTTTTTTCACCTATAATGTCGTGCCATACTTCGACAGGTAGCTGTGATGCTATTATGGTGGATCTTTTGCCGTGCCTGTCCTCGATGATCTCCATCAGGGAGTGGCGGTTTATGTTGTCCAGGGGCTTCAGCCCAAAATCATCCAATATGAGCAAGTCCTGTCTTTCCAATCGGTTTATCTGTTTCAGGTAGGAACCGTCGGCCTTGGAGGTCTTTAGCAGGGTGAATAGTTTGGCGGTGTTGAAGTACATTGTTCTATACCCCATCGAGCAGGCCTGGTGGCCAATGGCGGAGGCCAGATAACTTTTGCCCACGCCCGTACTGCCCGTGACAAGTATGTTCTCCCTTTTTCGGATAAAGCCGCAGGAGCCGAGCCGCTGTACAAGATTTTTGTCCAGTTGGCGCGATGGACGGTAGTCCAAGGCCTCCATAACGGCCGTGTACCTGAACCTTGCGGACTTGGTCAATCGCTCTATCCTGCGGTTGCGGCGGTCGTCCCATTCGCTCTGGATGAGATAGGCGATGAGCTCGTCATTGGTGTAGGTGGTATCGGCACCTCCGGTTTCCATTGTTGTGGCGAAGGCCCTGTGCATTCCAAAGAACCTCATTTGTTTCATCAGTTCCATTGTTTTTTCGTTCATATGTTCTGTTTTTAAGTGTTGTTTTTATTCATAGTATTTTCCGCCCCTTATGTTCTTGTGCTCGGGCATTTCCAGATCCCCGTCGATACCTTCATCAATTTGGTCCCATCCCTTCTTTAAGATGCGCTCGACCATATTGTAATTGTACGCTCCATATTCCGAGGCACGTTTGCAGGCGTTCTCAAGACGTTCCCTTCCATACTTTTTGGCAAGGTGCAATATGCCAAGACAGGATTTATAGGATTGTTCCGGGTGCTGTTTCTTTTCCAATATGGCGATGATGTACCCTTTGCAGTGTTCGCCGATATTGCCTGCCCAACCAATGAACCTCTCACTGCTCCATTCGCTCACAAAGCGGTGGTGCGATGGCATATGGTCGGCCAGGGTGGTATAGCCATATTTCTTTTTGTTCCTTTTATGTACCGCGAACCTTTCGTGTTTATGGTAAATCTCGACGATGCTGTCGGTATAGACCAGCTTGACCTGTTTGCCGATATGGCGATAGGGAACACTGTAATAGTGCTTGTCCTTCCCAAAATAGATATGGCTGTTCTTGTGCACGGTACCTCGGGCATACCTTTTTATCTCATAGCGTTTTTCGGGCAAGGGCATCAGTTCTTGCCTCTCTATCTCAAGGAACAATGAACAACGGGAGTATTCCCTCCCCCTAAATGACATTCCATTGTGCTTCTCTAACAGCTCCCATATCGCTTTGTTGATATCTGTGATGTTATGGAAGGTCCGGTTCCGTAAAGGGGCGAACACCCTAGTGTAGATTATCTTCACGGCGTTCTCCACTATGGCCTTGTCCCTTGGCCTGTAGGTACGTGTGGGCAGTACGGCTGTTTCGTAATGTTCGGCAAAGTCCGCGAATACCTTGTTCAAACTAGGTTCGTAACGACTGCTCTTTGTCACGGCCGATTTGAGGTTATCGGGCACCAAGGCCTTTGGCACGCCGCCATAGAACCATAGGGCGTTCTCGGTACAACGTATAAAATCTTCCAGTTTTTGGCTTGCGCAGGCCTCCACATAGGTATACTGGCTGCTGCCCAGTATGCACACGAACACTTCCAGTTCCTGAAGTTCGCCGGTGTCCCTGTCGACGATATGGAGTTTCTTTCCCGTGAAGTCGATAAAGAGCTTGTCGCCGGCCTTATGCTCCATGTGCATCACGGGCGAGGTCTCCTTGCGCCATTCGGCGTACCAATACTTGAACTGTGAGAGCCTGAACCCATCGGGGTGCTTCGCATAATATTCCTCCCACAGCAATCGTCGCGTAACGCCCGTCTTGCGGAGTTCCTTGTCAAAGTGGGGAAAGTACTGCCTTAGGGTCAGCAGGCGTTGGCTCTTCGGCCTTTGCCCGTCCTTAAAAAGATTGTGGAGTTCCTCCAGGGTCATCTTCTCCACTTCGTACCCCGTGAAACGGTACCGCTTGAAGAATTCGATGTACTTTCTAATGGTAACGCGGGATATGCCCAATTGCTGGCTTATCCGTCGCTTGCTTACACCAGAGGTGTAGAGCTTATAAATCAGTTTTATTTTTCGCATATCTATCTGCTTGTTCGCCATGGTGCTTTTTTAGCAAAAAAAGCACTTCGCCATTTAGAGATAGATCTAATCTAAAGGTGGTACACTTTGGCCCGGCGCGGGGGGGTCAGTTTCGTCCGGCCAGCTATGGTCACTTTAACCCGGCGAGGGTGGTATACTATGTCCGGCGTTTCCAATCTACCACATCCAATGCATAGGTTTTGTTTCGCTTTGGGTTTGTTTTCAGTACCTTGATACTTTCCACAAAGTTTCTTGGTATGATATCATTGGTTTCCAGTTCTCCAAAGATTGCACTGAGTACCGTTCTTGTATTGTTCCGGTTTCGTGCGCTACTTGAAACCAATATTCCATTGAGATAGGAATTCACGAGTTTCTTGTCCAATTCCAGGATGTTCCGTTGCAGAAAAGACTTTTTCTCCAAGTGTTTTTTAAATTGTCCCAACCTGCTGCGATAGTCCCTTTCCGAAGATTCACTTAACGACTTTTTCTTTAGCTTGTAGGCAAAATCCAGCGCCTCTTCCACCGAGTATTTATTCTCTGCCTTAAAGTTGGAGTTGTAAGGGGAATAACCGTGCTTCAGCGCCTCATGGAGTGCTTCCCTGACCAGTTCGAAGTGCATTAAGCGCTCCTTCTTCGTTTTGTACTTTCGGTTGAACTTCATGGTGATGTTCGGTTGCCTTACCATGAGTGGATTCCCG
This portion of the Flagellimonas lutaonensis genome encodes:
- a CDS encoding IS3 family transposase (programmed frameshift), coding for MKKSRFTEAQIVSMLHQYDSGMKVTDICRDKGITTATFYSWKRKYGGMDAQQLKELKSLQEENRRLKAMYADLSLDHRILKDIIEKKPLRPCGRRELAEGIVKEEGLSISRACTIVCLCRSMWYYRSRRDDTQVIDKLTELAEAKPNRGFDWLYNRMRKQGHKWNRKRVLRVYRFLGIQLRRKTKKRLPKRIKEPLEVPDAPREVWSADFMSDSLITGRNFRVFNLMDDFNREALCMKGNFSMPGIRVVEYLREAIEIHGKPLAIRVDNGPEFLSRVFVNYCEVEDIEIKYIQPGKPSQNGFIERFNRTYREDVLDAHLFRDIEEVNMETERFREEYNRFHPHKSLGRSSPKEFLEVFQRGMPL
- the istB gene encoding IS21-like element helper ATPase IstB, which encodes MNEKTMELMKQMRFFGMHRAFATTMETGGADTTYTNDELIAYLIQSEWDDRRNRRIERLTKSARFRYTAVMEALDYRPSRQLDKNLVQRLGSCGFIRKRENILVTGSTGVGKSYLASAIGHQACSMGYRTMYFNTAKLFTLLKTSKADGSYLKQINRLERQDLLILDDFGLKPLDNINRHSLMEIIEDRHGKRSTIIASQLPVEVWHDIIGEKTLADAILDRLVHTAHRIDIKGESMRRKLKNKN
- the istA gene encoding IS21 family transposase codes for the protein MANKQIDMRKIKLIYKLYTSGVSKRRISQQLGISRVTIRKYIEFFKRYRFTGYEVEKMTLEELHNLFKDGQRPKSQRLLTLRQYFPHFDKELRKTGVTRRLLWEEYYAKHPDGFRLSQFKYWYAEWRKETSPVMHMEHKAGDKLFIDFTGKKLHIVDRDTGELQELEVFVCILGSSQYTYVEACASQKLEDFIRCTENALWFYGGVPKALVPDNLKSAVTKSSRYEPSLNKVFADFAEHYETAVLPTRTYRPRDKAIVENAVKIIYTRVFAPLRNRTFHNITDINKAIWELLEKHNGMSFRGREYSRCSLFLEIERQELMPLPEKRYEIKRYARGTVHKNSHIYFGKDKHYYSVPYRHIGKQVKLVYTDSIVEIYHKHERFAVHKRNKKKYGYTTLADHMPSHHRFVSEWSSERFIGWAGNIGEHCKGYIIAILEKKQHPEQSYKSCLGILHLAKKYGRERLENACKRASEYGAYNYNMVERILKKGWDQIDEGIDGDLEMPEHKNIRGGKYYE